One window of Phalacrocorax carbo chromosome 1, bPhaCar2.1, whole genome shotgun sequence genomic DNA carries:
- the NAA50 gene encoding N-alpha-acetyltransferase 50 isoform X2, with the protein MKGSRIELGDVTPHNIKQLKRLNQVIFPVSYNDKFYKDVLEVGELAKLAYFNDIAVGAVCCRVDHSQNQKRLYIMTLGCLAPYRRLGIGTKMLNHVLNICEKDGTFDNIYLHVQISNESAIDFYRKFGFEIIETKKNYYKRIEPADAHVLQKNLKAPCLGQNADVQKTDN; encoded by the exons TAGCCGGATCGAGCTGGGAGACGTGACGCCACACAACATTAAGCAGTTGAAGAGGCTAAACCAGGTCATTTTCCCTGTCAGCTACAATGACAAGTTCTACAAGGATGTACTGGAGGTTGGCGAACTAGCCAAATTAG CCTATTTCAATGATATTGCAGTGGGAGCAGTGTGCTGTAGGGTGGATCACTCTCAAAACCAGAAGAGGCTGTACATCATGACGCTTGGATGCCTGGCACCCTACCGAAGGCTAGGAATAG GAACTAAAATGTTGAATCATGTCTTAAACATCTGTGAAAAAGATGGCACTTTTGACAACATCTATCT GCATGTCCAGATCAGCAATGAGTCTGCAATTGACTTCTAcaggaagtttggctttgagatCATTGAGACGAAGAAAAACTACTACAAGAGGATAGAGCCCGCAGATGCTCATGTGCTGCAGAAAAACCTCAAAGCCCCTTGTCTTGGCCAGAATGCAGATGTGCAAAAGACCGACAACTGA
- the NAA50 gene encoding N-alpha-acetyltransferase 50 isoform X3 has translation MKGRIELGDVTPHNIKQLKRLNQVIFPVSYNDKFYKDVLEVGELAKLAYFNDIAVGAVCCRVDHSQNQKRLYIMTLGCLAPYRRLGIGTKMLNHVLNICEKDGTFDNIYLHVQISNESAIDFYRKFGFEIIETKKNYYKRIEPADAHVLQKNLKAPCLGQNADVQKTDN, from the exons CCGGATCGAGCTGGGAGACGTGACGCCACACAACATTAAGCAGTTGAAGAGGCTAAACCAGGTCATTTTCCCTGTCAGCTACAATGACAAGTTCTACAAGGATGTACTGGAGGTTGGCGAACTAGCCAAATTAG CCTATTTCAATGATATTGCAGTGGGAGCAGTGTGCTGTAGGGTGGATCACTCTCAAAACCAGAAGAGGCTGTACATCATGACGCTTGGATGCCTGGCACCCTACCGAAGGCTAGGAATAG GAACTAAAATGTTGAATCATGTCTTAAACATCTGTGAAAAAGATGGCACTTTTGACAACATCTATCT GCATGTCCAGATCAGCAATGAGTCTGCAATTGACTTCTAcaggaagtttggctttgagatCATTGAGACGAAGAAAAACTACTACAAGAGGATAGAGCCCGCAGATGCTCATGTGCTGCAGAAAAACCTCAAAGCCCCTTGTCTTGGCCAGAATGCAGATGTGCAAAAGACCGACAACTGA